One part of the Dysidea avara chromosome 10, odDysAvar1.4, whole genome shotgun sequence genome encodes these proteins:
- the LOC136267971 gene encoding uncharacterized protein produces the protein MDEIRQVGPQVDDVITIPLKTLKLRGACYESKSSNDITLEYDRKSHNCVQLNVEIEGQHGEPKGTFSLNRISGETLFLHTVNGSLDDMVVKLLLETTSKVEVASNDKVEHIRCGMIVVTADVKETGNIREVLMGLPSKSLMQANSKLKLQEGIPQWSSHLPWWLYSKRLRTFIQQLLILHTIFNTIWALWQLYRHVDFIQAYLEPYIILLQEICHVYLSVVMDFADDALEIFTDLWWKFLSPFKVLLGPLITPLYNSLWYLAPLLYKLVSPIVGLVNSAIYLVTLTGWLIWYLATTLLRPILLLITTIVRPIVWLFWVIVMYVIRPLFDVIQRILGLTKGGIDPVKALVKTVLLNGFKSVYNLLKWTTWFGKTYHHKHHKSNEEHKKHHGSNEEHKPSLRKRNTTLF, from the coding sequence ATGGACGAAATTCGGCAAGTCGGTCCACAGGTGGATGATGTTATTACTATTCCTTTGAAAACTCTGAAGTTAAGAGGCGCCTGCTACGAGTCGAAGAGTTCAAACGACATTACGTTAGAATACGATAGAAAGTCTCACAACTGTGTACAGCTGAATGTAGAAATAGAGGGACAACACGGAGAACCTAAAGGAACATTTTCTTTAAATAGAATATCTGGTGAAACGCTGTTCCTTCACACAGTCAATGGTTCCCTTGACGACATGGTGGTAAAGTTACTGTTGGAGACCACAAGCAAGGTTGAAGTGGCCAGTAATGACAAGGTGGAGCACATAAGGTGTGGTATGATAGTGGTGACGGCCGATGTTAAAGAGACCGGGAATATTAGAGAAGTACTAATGGGCTTGCCTAGCAAGAGTTTGATGCAGGCTAACAGCAAATTAAAACTTCAGGAAGGTATTCCTCAGTGGTCATCACATTTGCCATGGTGGTTATACTCCAAGAGGTTACGCACATTCATTCAGCAACTCCTAATATTGCATACCATTTTTAATACCATCTGGGCTTTGTGGCAACTATACCGTCATGTGGACTTCATCCAGGCTTACCTGGAGCCTTACATAATTTTGTTACAAGAAATTTGTCATGTGTATCTCTCTGTTGTGATGGACTTTGCTGATGATGCTCTGGAGATATTCACTGATCTATGGTGGAAGTTTTTGTCTCCCTTTAAGGTTCTTCTAGGACCACTGATCACACCACTATACAACTCACTGTGGTACCTAGCACCATTGCTCTATAAGCTAGTGAGTCCTATAGTTGGGCTGGTCAACAGTGCCATCTACCTTGTTACATTAACAGGATGGTTGATATGGTACCTGGCCACCACCTTGTTACGTCCCATACTGCTACtgataactaccattgttcgtCCCATAGTATGGCTGTTCTGGGTTATTGTTATGTATGTGATACGTCCTCTGTTTGATGTCATTCAGCGTATCCTGGGACTGACAAAAGGTGGTATTGACCCTGTGAAGGCTCTAGTTAAAACTGTACTATTGAATGGTTTCAAGTCAGTCTATAATCTGTTAAAGTGGACAACCTGGTTTGGTAAAACTTACCACCATAAACATCACAAATCTAATGAAGAGCACAAAAAACATCATGGATCTAATGAAGAACACAAACCTTCCCTCAGGAAAAGAAACACAACTCTCTTTTAG
- the LOC136267977 gene encoding cyclin-dependent kinase inhibitor 3-like, translating to MCIFLPPKGCCYGNVRRSMVIDLESLHKDGVQDVFVFCNHSELKMCHADDLLYGYDRRGFKVHYYPIANDQTMSVSKCVPILCEIESCLRAGHKIILQCVDGLGKSCTVAGALWLFLDKHVTPLVVMETLCQLRGPMAIARVKHYNYLNDFRKNAALVLSPT from the exons ATGTGCATTTTTTTACCTCCCAAaggatgttgctatggtaatGTCCGACGAAGTATGGTGATTGACCTAG AATCACTCCATAAAGATGGGGTGCAGGATGTGTTTGTATTCTGTAATCATTCTGAACTGAAAAT GTGTCATGCTGATGACCTGCTTTATGGGTATGACAGGCGAGGCTTCAAGGTACATTATTATCCAATAGCTAATGACCAAACCATGTCAGTCAGCAAGTGTGTGCCCATCTTGTGTGAGATTGAATCTTGCTTGAGAGCTGGCCACAAGATCATCCTACA GTGTGTAGATGGACTGGGGAAGTCATGTACAG TGGCTGGAGCACTCTGGTTATTCCTTGATAAACATGTTACTCCACTTGTGGTCATGGAAACACTCTGTCAGCTACGAGGTCCAATGGCCATTGCAAGAGTCAAG CATTACAACTACCTAAATGACTTTCGCAAAAATGCTGCCCTAGTTTTGTCCCCAACATGa